TTTTGATTTCGTCTACGTATTGTACAATCCGAGAAAAGTCATTTAACATAGAAGATACTTCCGCATCCTCAATGTTCAATTTTGCCAAGTTGGCAATGTTTTTTAATTCTTTTTCATCCATAATGTTTCCTCAGTATGCATTCCTATCTATAATTGCTTTTAGGGGAGTGAGTAATATAATTTTTATATCGAGAAGCACTGACCAATTCTCAATATAAAAGATATCAGCTTCGATTCGTTTTTCGATCGAAGTATCACCACGGAATCCTTGTACTTGTGCCCAACCAGTGATCCCTGCTTTGGCTGCATGACGTCTCATATACTGCTGGTGTTCGTTTCGAAACTTTTCTACATAAAATGGACGTTCTGGTCTGGGACCCACAACGGACATATCACCAAGTAATACATTGAAAAATTGTGGGGTTTCGTCTAAAGATAATTTTCTAAGTACTGCTCCCACTGCAGTCACGCGTGGGTCATCTTTTACAGTCCATAATGTATCCGATTTTTCTTTCGCTTGAACTACCATAGATCGAAACTTGATCATTCCAAAAACTTTGTTGTCTAGGCCCACTCTTTCTTGTTTGTAAAATATCGGACCCTTACTTGTTAATTTGATCAGTAAGGCAATGAGCAGGTAAAATGGACTAAATAACAAAACAAATAACAAAGAGAATAAAATATCAAAAGTTCTCTTTAAAACTAGATTATATCCGAGCCTTAATGGTATATTTCTAATTGAAATAATCGGAATTCCATCAAGGATTTCCACTCTTCCCTTTGCTGTAACAATTTCTTCATAACTCGGAATGACTTTTAAATCAATCCCATGGAAATCTGCAATATCTATGACTTCTTTTAGCGAATCACCTTCTTCATGAGACAATGCATATACAATCAAATCGATATTATTTTCTTCCACATAAGATTCTAACTTTTGAGTTGTGGTGACAGTTTGTAGCTTTTTAGTAGAGAGATTCTTTTTTCCAGCAACAAAACCCTTAACCATATACCCATAAATTGAGTGTTTTTTGATGGTCTCAGAAAAGTTAATCGCCGACTTACCTGTTCCAATGATCAGTACCGACTTTAAATTGAACCCCCTGCTACGTAAATACTGCATGAAAGTACGTAGTATAAAATGCGAAAAGGAAGTAAGTATGACAGTACAAATAGCAAAATAACCAACCACCAATCGAGAAAAACTTTCTCCTCGGAAAAAGAATAGAAGAGAGAGAACCACAAGTAGGTTGAGGATCACCCCAGTAATGATGGCAAATAATTCATC
The sequence above is drawn from the Leptospira sp. WS4.C2 genome and encodes:
- a CDS encoding undecaprenyl-phosphate glucose phosphotransferase, which gives rise to MLKERSQSFKLLFLVTDFFIALTSFGCAYIIRYFLSPDSAFQIQTIDPLNYLILGVVLGFSQVLSFLSIDLYHPRRGLSFSDELFAIITGVILNLLVVLSLLFFFRGESFSRLVVGYFAICTVILTSFSHFILRTFMQYLRSRGFNLKSVLIIGTGKSAINFSETIKKHSIYGYMVKGFVAGKKNLSTKKLQTVTTTQKLESYVEENNIDLIVYALSHEEGDSLKEVIDIADFHGIDLKVIPSYEEIVTAKGRVEILDGIPIISIRNIPLRLGYNLVLKRTFDILFSLLFVLLFSPFYLLIALLIKLTSKGPIFYKQERVGLDNKVFGMIKFRSMVVQAKEKSDTLWTVKDDPRVTAVGAVLRKLSLDETPQFFNVLLGDMSVVGPRPERPFYVEKFRNEHQQYMRRHAAKAGITGWAQVQGFRGDTSIEKRIEADIFYIENWSVLLDIKIILLTPLKAIIDRNAY